TTTTGTATCACACCATCCTCATTTCACCAAAGTCCAACATAAAACACCATCTAATCTCAACCTCCAAATCCCATCAACCAATCCAAGGGGGCCAACGGCGCAAACTTGCATAATCCATGAAGACATTTAACTTTCTCCTCATCGTCATTGCCGCAATCATCTATGTCATCGGTGCCCCTGCCACAGGCTGTGGTGAGCCATTTGGCAACCAACTGTGGAATACGAATGGATGGCAACCTATCAAGAACATcaatgagaagcacatccaggaaCTCGGAGCCTGGGCAGTGTTAGAGCATGGAAGGTATGTAAACTGCAGGCTCTGGTTCCACGAGGTGGTTAGTGGCAAACAGCAACTTGTGTCTGGCATGAACTATGAGCTCATCATCGATGCATCAGACGACGCTGGAAAACATGGCAAGTATAAGGCAGAGGTCTACGAGCAGGAGAGCACCAACACACGCAAGCTCCTCTCCTTCAGCAAGGCAGACTAGGAGAGCAGCTTTTCCCTCCCTAGCTAGTATTGCTTGTGTTCTGAAATCCTTTTATTTGTTTTTTATCAAATAACTGTTGCAATTTCAAGTTCTTCGGaatataaagatcatacatgtacTAGTACTTGATTATGATAAAAGCAGCAAATTAGTGGGTTGTTGTCTACATTTTCTACGAGAAGAGGTTGCATTGGGCAAGGCGCTGGGCTCGATGAAGAGCCGGCAACGCGTCCTTGCCCTAGCGCCATGAAGAGTTGCTGAACAACGCGTATGCACGTGTCTTCGTGTGTGTCCTTGCAGCCATCCCTTGCACAATCTTGAAGGGAGATGTTGATGAGGGGAGCGGGGTGAATTGATGCCGCTGCTGACTACATGGTGCCTTGGACTCGTGGGCGGTGATGCATGCCTGCACATACGCCGCCGTGAGCACATATTGATCTCGTATACTCATTTTACCGGATGTGATCTGAGTATATATTTGGCTAACTTAGATCTAATCTAGGAATGAATAGGGAAGATATATAATCTAAGAAACCGATGCGACGTTTGATCGAGGGACTGGGTTGATCGAGACCGGGTAGTGAGCGTCAAATTGGTATATTATGAAATTATTATTACATTTATTATAGACAAATATAGTGATACTAATTTAGGATCAGAAAATAATATGAGCAGTACATTGATGGTCGCAGACCAGCAAAcgttctcggattcatacatatatTGATACTAGCTAGCTAGGCACACAAATTCTTTTCCATCACGGAAGTGGAGGCAGATTCCCTGCTGGGAGCGCATACTGCTTGGAGCTGTCAAAGACAAAGAGCCGAACGTAGGcgtagcccttgtcgaggtactgcTGGATGATGTCGTTCTTGATGTCCCACAAAAGCTGCAAGGCCTGGAACGCCGTTGCAATGGTCTGGATCCGCTGCTCGTCTGTGAACCCCGCGGCTCTGAGGGCCTCGACGCTGTAATCAAATGGGAGAGCCTCGGGACGAGGGGACAACTTCAAGAACTCGCTGATGCACTCCTGGTCCAGCAGAACCATCACCTGCCCGTCCTCAGCCACCGCAAGCTTGGGGAGGTCCACGGCCGCCTTGCCGCCCGCTCCGGCCTTGCGCTCGTCGTTCTCCATCACGTCCAGTTGCTCCAGGTTCGCCAAGCCCTGCTCGAGGAGgctcgcctcctcctcctccttgtcgGGGCTGGGCATCTTCTAGTTAGAACTCCTTGTCGAAGAAGCCGTGGCTCAGGCTTTGATTGCGGTGGGGAAGGAGAACACCACCACATCTATATAGCCTAGCGAGCCCTAAGCAGTACCGTACCCGTGTCCGTGTGGCAGTGGCACACGAACTCCGACTTCTGCGTCCAATCTTTCTCTATCCATGGCCTTAAGCAGTACCGTACCCGTGTCCGTGTGGCAGTTGTTAGTACGTTTTCCTAAATATTTACTATTTAGTCAACCTTTACCAACTTTAACTTTGACTAAA
This Lolium perenne isolate Kyuss_39 chromosome 1, Kyuss_2.0, whole genome shotgun sequence DNA region includes the following protein-coding sequences:
- the LOC127328211 gene encoding cysteine proteinase inhibitor 6-like, with the protein product MKTFNFLLIVIAAIIYVIGAPATGCGEPFGNQLWNTNGWQPIKNINEKHIQELGAWAVLEHGRYVNCRLWFHEVVSGKQQLVSGMNYELIIDASDDAGKHGKYKAEVYEQESTNTRKLLSFSKAD